A DNA window from Chryseobacterium sp. MEBOG06 contains the following coding sequences:
- a CDS encoding DUF3307 domain-containing protein, producing the protein MIFIKLILAHLLGDFILQPNSWVADKENYKLKSRFLYFHILIHTGLSFIFLWDIQLWWVAVLVGITHFIIDAAKLSFQNVKTKKSWFFIDQFLHIMVIAGVSFYFGEFTCSFLHNQEFLKILMAALFLTTPASVFIKILLSSWTPVPDAQNTIQTESLTSAGKYIGILERLLVFTFIMVNHWEGVGFMVAAKSVFRFSDLVQAKQRKLTEYVLVGTLLSFGLAVLTGIIIK; encoded by the coding sequence ATGATTTTTATCAAACTCATATTGGCACATCTACTCGGAGATTTTATACTTCAGCCAAATTCATGGGTTGCTGATAAGGAAAACTATAAACTGAAAAGCAGGTTTCTATATTTTCATATTCTGATTCACACGGGTTTAAGTTTTATTTTTCTTTGGGATATACAACTATGGTGGGTTGCCGTTTTGGTAGGGATTACCCATTTCATTATAGATGCTGCAAAGCTGAGTTTTCAAAATGTAAAAACAAAAAAAAGCTGGTTTTTTATTGATCAGTTTTTACATATTATGGTGATTGCAGGGGTTTCCTTTTATTTCGGAGAATTTACATGCAGCTTTTTACATAACCAGGAGTTTTTAAAAATACTGATGGCTGCTTTGTTTCTGACAACGCCTGCTTCTGTCTTTATTAAAATACTACTGTCATCATGGACTCCCGTTCCTGATGCTCAAAATACTATTCAAACCGAATCTTTAACAAGTGCCGGAAAATATATTGGAATTTTAGAACGCCTGCTGGTTTTTACATTTATCATGGTGAATCACTGGGAAGGCGTAGGTTTCATGGTGGCTGCCAAATCTGTTTTCAGATTCAGTGACCTTGTACAGGCAAAACAGAGGAAACTTACAGAATATGTGCTCGTGGGTACTCTGCTGAGTTTTGGACTGGCTGTCTTAACAGGAATAATTATTAAATAA